A genomic stretch from Bos javanicus breed banteng chromosome 29, ARS-OSU_banteng_1.0, whole genome shotgun sequence includes:
- the IGF2 gene encoding insulin-like growth factor II isoform X2 codes for MGITAGKSVLVLLAFLAFASCCYAAYRPSETLCGGELVDTLQFVCGDRGFYFSRPSSRINRRSRGIVEECCFRSCDLALLETYCATPAKSERDVSASTTVLPDDVTAYPVGKFFQYDIWKQSTQRLRRGLPAFLRARRGRTLAKELEALREAKSHRPLIALPTQDPATHGGASSKASSD; via the exons ATGGGGATCACAGCAGGAAAGTCGGTGCTGGTGCTTCTTGCCTTCTTGGCCTTCGCCTCGTGCTGCTATGCTGCTTACCGCCCCAGCGAGACTCTGTGCGGCGGGGAGCTGGTGGACACCCTCCAGTTTGTCTGTGGGGACCGCGGCTTCTACTTCA GCCGACCATCCAGCCGCATAAACCGACGCAGCCGTGGCATCGTGGAAGAGTGTTGCTTCCGAAGCTGCGACCTGGCCCTGCTGGAGACTTACTGTGCCACCCCCGCCAAGTCCGAGAGGGATGTGTCTGCCTCTACGACCGTGCTTCCG GACGACGTCACCGCATACCCCGTGGGCAAGTTCTTCCAATATGACATCTGGAAGCAGTCCACCCAGCGCCTGCGCAGGGGCCTGCCCGCCTTCCTGCGAGCACGCCGGGGTCGCACGCTCGCCAAGGAGCTGGAGGCGCTCAGAGAGGCCAAGAGTCACCGTCCGCTGATCGCCCTGCCCACCCAGGACCCTGCCACCCACGGGGGCGCCTCTTCCAAGGCATCCAGCGATTAG
- the IGF2 gene encoding insulin-like growth factor II isoform X1: MVSPDPQMTVVAPGAEPESTQVQRIEDGGTIIRIFWVGPKGELLRRTPVSSVLQTSMGITAGKSVLVLLAFLAFASCCYAAYRPSETLCGGELVDTLQFVCGDRGFYFSRPSSRINRRSRGIVEECCFRSCDLALLETYCATPAKSERDVSASTTVLPDDVTAYPVGKFFQYDIWKQSTQRLRRGLPAFLRARRGRTLAKELEALREAKSHRPLIALPTQDPATHGGASSKASSD; encoded by the exons ATGGTTTCCCCAGACCCTCAAATGACCGTGGTGGCCCCCGGGGCTGAACCCGAATCTACGCAAGTCCAACGCATAGAGGACGGGGGAACCATTATCCGGATATTTTGGGTGGGCCCCAAAGGCGAGCTGCTTAGACGCACCCCGGTGAGCTCGGTCCTGCAG ACATCAATGGGGATCACAGCAGGAAAGTCGGTGCTGGTGCTTCTTGCCTTCTTGGCCTTCGCCTCGTGCTGCTATGCTGCTTACCGCCCCAGCGAGACTCTGTGCGGCGGGGAGCTGGTGGACACCCTCCAGTTTGTCTGTGGGGACCGCGGCTTCTACTTCA GCCGACCATCCAGCCGCATAAACCGACGCAGCCGTGGCATCGTGGAAGAGTGTTGCTTCCGAAGCTGCGACCTGGCCCTGCTGGAGACTTACTGTGCCACCCCCGCCAAGTCCGAGAGGGATGTGTCTGCCTCTACGACCGTGCTTCCG GACGACGTCACCGCATACCCCGTGGGCAAGTTCTTCCAATATGACATCTGGAAGCAGTCCACCCAGCGCCTGCGCAGGGGCCTGCCCGCCTTCCTGCGAGCACGCCGGGGTCGCACGCTCGCCAAGGAGCTGGAGGCGCTCAGAGAGGCCAAGAGTCACCGTCCGCTGATCGCCCTGCCCACCCAGGACCCTGCCACCCACGGGGGCGCCTCTTCCAAGGCATCCAGCGATTAG